The following coding sequences lie in one Chiroxiphia lanceolata isolate bChiLan1 chromosome 19, bChiLan1.pri, whole genome shotgun sequence genomic window:
- the ERN1 gene encoding serine/threonine-protein kinase/endoribonuclease IRE1 isoform X1: protein MERLCRLLLLLSPAVLLLLLPPRPADTSSVTVPETLLFVSTLDGSLHAVSKRTGAIKWTLKEDPVLQVPIHVEEPAFLPDPNDGSLYTLGGKNSEGLTKLPFTIPELVQASPCRSSDGILYMGKKQDIWYVVDLMTGEKQQTLTSSFTESLCPSTSLLYLGRTEYTITMYDTKKKELRWNATYFDYAATLPDEDIKYKMSHFVSNGDGLVVTVDSESGDVLWIQNYASPVVAFYIWQREGLRKVLHTNVGIETLRYLTFMSGEVGHITKWKYPFPKETETKSKLTPTLYVGKYSTSLYASPSMVHEGVTVVPRGSAIPLLEGPKTEGVTIEDKGECVITPSTDVKFSGRLKDKHKLNYWNDWLLIGHHETPLSAPTKILEKFPSNLPKRPENVIPADSEKATIEEVIGIVEGSPTEGPPAAPQDIEEAPARPLPRPEAPVDSMLKDMATIILSTFLLVGWVAFIITYPLSVHQQQQRQHQLEEKIQLLQQQKLPFGAPSDLPPEADFLDTSYGRTESSAGSTPNLSPRASNHSAYSSISTSDGGSCLSTEQEEGDEDANRVMVGKISFNPKDVLGHGAEGTIVYRGTFDNRDVAVKRILPECFSFADREVQLLRESDEHPNVIRYFCTERDRQFQYIAIELCAATLQEYVEQKAFSHHGLQPITVLQQTTSGLAYLHSLSIVHRDLKPHNILISMPNAHGKVKAMISDFGLCKKLAVGRHSFSRRSGVPGTEGWIAPEMLSEDCKENPTYTVDIFSAGCVFYYVVSEGGHPFGKSLQRQANILLGAYSLEALDAGRHEDIVARDLIEQMINMDPQKRPSASCVLKHPFFWSLEKQLQFFQDVSDRIEKESLDGPIVKQLERGGREVVKMDWREHITVPLQTDLRKFRSYKGGSVRDLLRAMRNKKHHYRELPPEVQETLGSIPEDFVCYFTARFPRLLLHTYHAMHICCQERLFQHYYPEDSAELSLAGDTV from the exons ATGGAGCGGCTctgccgcctcctcctcctcctcagcccgGCCgtgctgttgttgctgctgccgCCGAGGCCCGCG gacACCAGCTCAGTAACTGTGCCAGAAACATTGCTGTTTGTCTCAACCCTGGATGGCAGTTTGCATGCTGTGAGCAAGAGGACAGGAGCCATCAAGTGGACTTTAAAAGAAG atcctgtgctccaggtgccGATACATGTGGAGGA GCCAGCATTCCTCCCAGACCCCAATGATGGCAGTTTGTACACACTCGGGGGCAAGAACAGTGAAGGCCTGACT aaactTCCATTTACTATCCCAGAGCTGGTGCAGGCATCTCCCTGTCGCAGTTCTGATGGGATCCTGTACATGG GTAAAAAGCAGGATATTTGGTACGTGGTTGACCTCATGACTGGGGAGAAACAGCAGACCTTGACTTCCTCCTTCACAGAAAGTCTTTGCCCATCAACATCCCTCCTGTATCTTGGCAGAACAG AGTACACCATCACCATGTATGACACCAAGAAGAAGGAGCTGCGATGGAATGCCACCTATTTTGACTATGCAGCTACTCTGCCTGATGAAGACATAAAATACA AGATGTCCCACTTCGTGTCCAACGGGGACGGGCTGGTGGTGACGGTGGACAGCGAGTCCGGGGACGTGCTGTGGATCCAGAACTACGCCTCCCCCGTGGTGGCCTTTTACATCTGGCAGAGGGAGGGGCTGAGGAAGGTCCTGCACACCAATGTGGGCATCGAGACCCTGCGCTACCTGACCTTCATGTCCGGGGAGGTGGGACACATCACCAAGTGGAAATACCCCTTCCCAAAGGAAACGGAGACCAAGAGCAAGCTGAC CCCAACCCTGTACGTGGGGAAATACTCCACCAGCCTGTACGCGTCGCCCTCCATGGTGCACGAGGGGGTCACTGTCGTG CCCCGAGGCAGTGCCATACCCCTGCTGGAGGGGCCAAAAACAGAGGGAGTCACCATCGAGGACAAGGGCGAGTGTGTCATCACCCCCAGCACGGATGTGAAGTTCTCGGGGAGGCTGAAGGACAAGCACAAGCTCAACTACTGGAACGACTGGCTGTTGATAG ggCACCATGAAACACCATTATCTGCCCCTACAAAGATCCTGGAGAAATTCCCAAGCAACTTGCCTAAGAGGCCTGAAAACGTGATTCCAGCTGACTCTGAGAAAGCCACTATTGAAGAG GTCATTGGCATCGTGGAAGGTTCCCCCACAGAAGggcctcctgctgccccacaggACATCGAGGAGGCTCCTGCCCGGCCCCTCCCGCGGCCAGAGGCTCCAGTGGACTCCATGCTGAAGGACATGGCCACCATCATCCTCAGCACCTTCCTGCTCGTGGGCTGGGTGGCTTTTATCATCACCTACCCCCTG AGTGTCCATCAGCAACAGCAGAGGCAGCATCAACTGGAGGAGAAGATCCAGCtcttgcagcagcagaagctgcccTTTGGTGCCCCCAGTGACCTCCCCCCCGAGGCGGATTTCCTGGACACGTCGTACGGGCGCACGGAGAGCTCAGCTGGCAGCACCCCAAACCTGTCCCCACGGGCCTCCAACCACTCTGCCTATTCCAGCATCTCCACATCCGACGGCGGGAGCTGCCTCTCCACTGAGCAAGAGGAGGGAG ATGAAGATGCAAACCGAGTGATGGTTGGCAAGATTTCCTTTAACCCCAAAGATGTACTGGGACACGGAGCTGAAGGGACAATTGTTTACAG GGGCACCTTTGACAACCGCGATGTGGCTGTGAAGAGGATCCTCCCCGAGTGCTTCAGCTTCGCAGACCGGGAGGTGCAGCTGCTGCGGGAGTCGGACGAGCACCCGAACGTGATCCGGTACTTCTGCACGGAGCGGGACCGGCAGTTCCAGTACATCGCCATCGAGCTCTGCGCGGCCACGCTGCAGGAG TACGTGGAGCAAAAGGCCTTCAGCCACCATGGCTTACAGCCCATCACTGTCCTGCAGCAGACAACGTCTGGGCTGGCGTACCTGCACTCCCTGAGCATCG TCCACAGAGACCTGAAGCCCCACAACATCCTGATCTCAATGCCCAATGCCCACGGGAAGGTCAAGGCCATGATTTCAGACTTCGGGCTGTGCAAGAAGCTGGCGGTGGGTCGGCACAGCTTCAGCCGCCGCTCGGGTGTGCCGGGCACCGAGGGCTGGATCGCCCCGGAGATGCTGAGTGAGGACTGCAAAGAGAACCCT ACCTACACCGTGGACATCTTCTCAGCTGGCTGTGTCTTCTATTACGTGGTGTCAGAAGGTGGCCACCCCTTTGGCAAGTCCCTGCAGCGGCAAGCCAACATCCTGCTGGGAGCGTACAGCCTGGAGGCCCTGGATGCAGGGAGACATG AAGACATAGTTGCTCGTGATTTAATTGAGCAGATGATAAACATGGACCCTCAGAAACGGCCGTCTGCCAGCTGTGTGCTGAAACACCCCTTCTTCTGGAGTTTAGAGAAACAGCTCCAGTTCTTTCAG GATGTCAGTGACCGGATAGAGAAAGAATCTTTAGATGGTCCAATAGTCAAGCAATTAGAAAGAGGTGGAAGAGAAGTGGTGAAAATGGACTGGAGAGAGCACATCACTGTTCCTCTTCAGACAG